In one window of candidate division KSB1 bacterium DNA:
- a CDS encoding VWA domain-containing protein, which yields MKISMIKFWEAAFLTCLLILIPYKNQGFAQENRHGNPIVTRWVDPAGSKPMSFQQWISKTLSAPLTTDRIYQSSPVSKPKIMILVNGNLYPAVRSQVDQYIADLESQNYEVVLVTISGGTPQNIRSMLQNEPGLVGAVLIGSLPVPWFQIIETFDGGKTYQYEEFPCDLYYMDLNGTWADTKHYDSVSKSFVNGSDGILESHTGAVAPDIWIGRLMASTLTSGNEVNLVNNYFTKNHLYRTAKTSIQTRALTYLDDDWSNWTTCGLDCVYNSITVVNDKEVTRAPDYKNRLDDNYLWIHLCAHSWPGGHGFKYNNGTNWDYVYVNDVRTIDPLAYFYNLFACSNARYIEENYMAGWYIFMDSYGLGAVGSTKTGSMLSFEDFYDPLAEGATLGDAFKNWFTKRAEGGFEDWEQAWFYGMTYLGDPALTCGSPYTLPELVGKNISFNPNSASPGTNITFTSTIANEGNKRAGQFHFNYYISTDNSNFSYANASFLGSDMIDFINGLSSKSSTTTLQIPPSVTAGQYYVWIVIDPLYEVIEAYEYNNKFCSTLPLQITSGYTIFDDFEDGNANGWLPKTRSRWSVVLDQGDYSHFLNTSNYTNDERSIISGYEFFDFDLNVKIKSPENFSSNPGANYVIWFGFRDEDNYYYLRFDHLNYENKLFRHYQGGNTVIATYNGMTINDNNYHLVRVVRSGSQIKVYFDGVQVMTANDNYLPGGKIALGSYNDAVYFDDVGIIGGSPLSINITAPIGGEKLTVGQPFNITWSASSSISQIRIDLSLDGGANWSNLTPNAANTGSWIWTPQPQQKSPNCKIRLRDALDSTVVRVSNSFQVIDPNVYTAIQVPSSMAAPTIDGVLNEAVWNYADKDSLLFGDTENWGQRWTRWNDNLVIWRAVWSPTTNRLYVAVEVKDDIRGTFDDTNPNVSNYYPWNDESIEFFTDGDNNGGSYNGRYDIAQQWRVSGQNIRNLNNYPSATSTGIYTGNDFITAVQQGPQGNWICEAMFTIYNVLPSQPRTLVAGDMIGWEIWYNDSDNETWENGHYVRDHQTGWKYLGPAYGNANYFGDLLLGPVPHDSLLVTINQIDATGFPAIRSYVSVSDLGGNAIVGLNENNFLVKEDGVRELPITVTPYGGAQKVNVGFAMDYSGSMTTQAIKDMETAAHTFVNLMEANDEGAVFKFSSYVQKMIGFTADKNALHSAINASFPGAGYSTALYDAIYNAISEAIGKSGRKAVLALTDGKDNASSHNIDQTIAHANQYSTPVFTIGLGSSIDETVLKKIASQTGGEYYRAPSSNDLEAIYKKISEYLRNQYLITYTTHNPNRDGRWRHVFVQANYLNAVGSDTAGYLAPPTDSLLLWIAKNHQGPSGGIITIPVKIGPLANKQIFSVGLTISYNPQILQAIHANTSNTVAQNWGAPTYDITTGKITIGMAGSSALPDSGSLVNIVFNILGSAGQTTSLHFVDALLNEGIPPVKTSDGLFRVSTQFSISGKIGYYSDFATKPIKNAMVHLSGTTSASTQTDNTGYYEFTNLGQLFYKTKPSRDGDLRNSVTPYDASLVLQSSVGLISLTPYQKIAADVSDNGSVTPFDASYILRFYVGDISGFPVGDDWKFVPSAFAINDNNWSSAPDSIIYAPLNRSETNQNYLGIIYGDVSGNWTPAPMGMAKSQAEPPLSSLLNLEPIYGLPGTIIEVPFESHQFDNVSSFGVLLTFKSVVFKFKELVLSDQTQRWTLCYRHHGDTLKFAMAGSEPIFGSATLITARFEISATVNSEETHDLTIRQLSINELQQLDASARIQYIAKSTIPSAFQLYQNRPNPFNAATEIRFELPEPGHVILKIYNLQGQEVRTLLDEPRPAGYHSVSFDGRSDDRHPLTSGLYVYQIRCGSQSISKKMLLVQ from the coding sequence ATGAAGATAAGCATGATCAAGTTTTGGGAAGCGGCATTCTTAACGTGCCTGCTTATCTTGATTCCTTACAAGAATCAAGGCTTTGCTCAAGAAAATCGGCACGGCAATCCTATCGTAACACGATGGGTGGATCCCGCTGGCTCAAAACCAATGTCTTTTCAACAATGGATCAGCAAAACCCTTTCCGCTCCACTCACAACCGATCGCATTTACCAGTCGAGCCCAGTTTCAAAGCCCAAAATCATGATCCTCGTGAATGGGAATTTGTATCCAGCAGTCAGGAGCCAGGTCGACCAATATATCGCTGATTTGGAAAGCCAGAATTATGAAGTTGTCCTGGTAACAATCTCTGGGGGTACACCCCAAAATATTCGATCAATGCTTCAAAATGAACCTGGATTGGTAGGCGCAGTGCTCATTGGTTCTTTGCCGGTACCATGGTTTCAGATTATCGAGACATTCGATGGCGGAAAAACTTATCAATATGAAGAATTCCCCTGTGACCTCTATTATATGGATCTCAATGGGACATGGGCAGATACAAAGCACTACGACTCAGTTAGCAAGAGTTTTGTGAATGGCTCAGATGGCATTTTAGAGAGCCATACTGGCGCAGTAGCTCCAGATATCTGGATCGGACGGTTGATGGCATCAACCCTGACTTCGGGGAATGAAGTCAATCTGGTCAATAATTACTTCACGAAAAATCACCTTTATCGAACCGCCAAGACATCGATTCAAACCCGCGCGCTGACATACCTGGATGATGATTGGAGCAACTGGACGACCTGCGGATTGGACTGTGTGTATAATAGCATTACTGTGGTTAACGATAAAGAAGTAACGCGCGCGCCTGATTATAAAAATCGATTAGACGACAATTACCTTTGGATTCACCTCTGCGCCCACTCATGGCCTGGCGGCCATGGGTTTAAATATAATAACGGAACGAATTGGGATTACGTCTATGTGAATGATGTCCGCACTATCGATCCATTGGCATATTTCTACAATTTGTTCGCTTGTTCTAATGCGAGGTACATTGAAGAAAACTACATGGCGGGCTGGTACATTTTTATGGACAGCTATGGGTTAGGGGCGGTTGGATCGACAAAGACTGGGAGCATGTTATCCTTCGAGGATTTTTATGACCCATTAGCAGAGGGCGCTACCCTAGGGGATGCTTTTAAAAATTGGTTCACTAAGCGCGCTGAGGGCGGGTTTGAGGATTGGGAGCAGGCATGGTTCTATGGAATGACCTACCTCGGCGATCCAGCACTCACTTGTGGTAGCCCGTACACGTTGCCAGAACTGGTCGGCAAAAATATCAGTTTTAATCCGAATTCAGCCTCTCCTGGGACTAATATCACTTTCACGAGCACCATCGCCAATGAAGGCAATAAGCGAGCCGGACAATTTCATTTCAATTATTACATCTCCACCGATAATAGCAATTTCAGCTATGCCAACGCATCCTTTTTGGGATCGGACATGATCGATTTCATCAATGGGTTATCGTCAAAAAGTTCAACCACCACATTACAAATTCCTCCTTCAGTCACAGCCGGTCAGTACTACGTCTGGATCGTAATCGACCCATTATACGAGGTCATCGAGGCCTATGAATATAACAATAAATTTTGCTCCACCCTTCCGCTCCAAATCACTTCTGGATATACCATTTTCGACGATTTCGAGGATGGAAATGCCAATGGCTGGCTTCCTAAAACCCGCTCACGCTGGTCTGTGGTCTTGGACCAGGGAGATTATTCCCATTTTTTGAACACCAGCAATTACACCAACGACGAGCGATCGATCATTTCGGGATATGAGTTCTTCGATTTCGATTTGAATGTCAAAATCAAATCTCCAGAAAATTTTTCGTCAAATCCGGGTGCAAACTATGTGATCTGGTTTGGCTTCAGAGATGAGGATAATTATTATTACCTGCGATTCGATCATCTCAATTATGAGAATAAACTGTTCCGACATTACCAGGGTGGCAATACAGTGATTGCAACCTACAATGGGATGACAATAAATGACAATAATTATCATCTTGTACGCGTGGTTCGATCGGGAAGCCAAATTAAAGTTTATTTTGACGGCGTTCAGGTGATGACTGCCAATGATAATTATCTACCAGGAGGAAAGATCGCCCTGGGATCTTACAACGATGCAGTCTATTTCGATGATGTCGGCATCATTGGGGGCTCGCCACTATCGATCAATATCACAGCTCCAATCGGGGGTGAGAAATTAACGGTGGGCCAGCCATTCAATATCACCTGGAGCGCTTCTTCCTCGATCAGCCAGATTCGGATTGATCTTTCTCTGGATGGAGGTGCGAACTGGAGTAATTTGACGCCAAATGCTGCCAATACTGGTAGCTGGATTTGGACGCCTCAGCCCCAACAAAAATCTCCCAATTGCAAAATACGCTTGCGCGACGCGCTCGATTCCACCGTCGTTCGAGTGAGCAACTCGTTCCAGGTCATCGACCCCAATGTTTACACAGCGATCCAAGTTCCCAGCTCCATGGCAGCGCCCACGATCGACGGGGTGCTCAATGAAGCAGTTTGGAATTATGCTGATAAAGACTCATTGCTATTTGGCGACACCGAAAATTGGGGACAACGGTGGACCCGATGGAATGATAATCTCGTCATTTGGCGTGCCGTTTGGAGCCCCACAACCAATCGACTCTACGTAGCGGTCGAAGTCAAAGACGATATTCGGGGTACATTCGATGACACCAATCCCAATGTCTCCAATTATTATCCCTGGAACGATGAATCGATTGAATTTTTCACGGATGGGGATAATAATGGTGGAAGTTATAATGGTCGTTATGATATCGCTCAGCAATGGCGCGTATCAGGTCAGAACATCCGCAATCTCAACAATTATCCTTCGGCTACGAGCACTGGCATCTATACTGGGAACGACTTTATCACGGCGGTGCAGCAGGGGCCTCAAGGAAATTGGATTTGTGAAGCGATGTTCACCATTTATAACGTATTGCCATCGCAGCCACGAACGCTTGTCGCTGGAGATATGATCGGATGGGAAATTTGGTACAATGACTCGGACAACGAAACCTGGGAAAATGGGCATTATGTCCGTGATCATCAAACCGGATGGAAATATCTTGGCCCTGCCTATGGTAATGCGAACTACTTTGGAGATCTGCTGCTCGGCCCAGTGCCCCATGACAGCTTGCTTGTCACCATCAATCAAATTGACGCAACAGGTTTCCCTGCGATCCGTTCATACGTGTCTGTATCCGATCTCGGCGGGAATGCGATCGTTGGGTTGAATGAGAACAACTTTTTGGTCAAAGAGGATGGAGTCCGCGAATTGCCGATTACAGTGACGCCTTATGGCGGCGCACAAAAAGTGAATGTTGGGTTTGCTATGGATTACAGCGGCAGCATGACTACGCAGGCGATCAAAGATATGGAAACAGCGGCGCATACATTCGTCAATCTAATGGAAGCCAATGACGAAGGTGCGGTGTTCAAATTTTCCAGCTACGTCCAAAAAATGATCGGGTTCACCGCTGACAAGAATGCTTTGCACAGCGCCATCAATGCGAGCTTCCCAGGCGCTGGCTATTCCACTGCCCTCTATGATGCCATTTATAACGCTATATCCGAGGCGATCGGCAAGAGTGGGAGAAAAGCGGTGCTGGCGTTGACAGATGGAAAAGATAATGCCAGTTCCCATAATATCGACCAAACCATTGCGCACGCGAATCAGTATAGCACCCCTGTGTTTACCATCGGTCTTGGATCAAGCATTGATGAGACGGTTCTGAAGAAAATTGCCTCTCAAACAGGCGGTGAGTACTACCGTGCTCCCAGCTCCAACGATCTGGAGGCGATCTATAAGAAAATCTCCGAATATCTCCGCAACCAATATCTAATCACTTATACCACCCATAATCCGAATCGCGATGGCCGATGGCGCCACGTATTTGTTCAGGCAAATTATTTAAATGCTGTGGGCAGCGATACTGCTGGCTATCTGGCGCCCCCGACCGATTCACTCCTTCTCTGGATCGCAAAGAATCATCAGGGACCCTCAGGGGGCATCATTACGATTCCAGTAAAAATTGGGCCATTAGCCAATAAACAGATTTTTTCTGTCGGCCTAACCATCAGCTATAATCCTCAGATCTTGCAAGCCATCCATGCGAATACGAGCAATACAGTGGCGCAAAATTGGGGAGCCCCAACTTATGATATAACCACTGGCAAGATCACGATCGGGATGGCTGGTTCAAGCGCCTTGCCTGATTCCGGAAGTCTGGTGAACATCGTTTTTAATATCCTTGGTTCGGCCGGTCAAACGACTTCGTTACATTTTGTCGACGCATTGCTTAATGAGGGCATTCCACCAGTAAAAACCTCCGATGGGTTGTTCCGCGTTTCAACGCAATTTTCGATCTCTGGAAAAATCGGCTATTATTCCGACTTTGCGACAAAGCCGATCAAGAATGCCATGGTTCACCTCTCTGGGACAACATCGGCTTCAACCCAAACCGATAATACCGGCTATTACGAGTTCACCAATCTTGGACAACTTTTCTACAAGACCAAGCCCAGCCGCGATGGAGATTTGAGAAATTCAGTAACCCCTTATGATGCTTCTTTGGTGCTCCAATCCTCGGTTGGTTTGATCTCCCTGACACCTTATCAGAAAATAGCCGCAGATGTGTCAGATAACGGCTCGGTCACACCCTTCGATGCCTCATATATCCTGAGATTTTATGTGGGAGACATCAGTGGATTTCCAGTTGGAGATGATTGGAAGTTCGTCCCGTCAGCGTTTGCTATCAATGATAACAATTGGAGTTCCGCACCCGATTCAATCATCTATGCTCCGCTCAATCGATCCGAGACGAATCAAAATTATTTGGGCATCATCTATGGCGATGTCTCTGGGAATTGGACACCCGCACCGATGGGAATGGCTAAAAGTCAAGCCGAGCCCCCCTTATCTTCATTGCTGAATCTCGAACCAATCTACGGTTTGCCAGGGACGATCATCGAGGTCCCATTTGAAAGCCATCAATTCGACAATGTTTCTTCGTTCGGGGTGCTGCTAACCTTTAAGTCAGTGGTCTTCAAATTTAAGGAATTGGTTCTCAGCGATCAGACCCAACGCTGGACGCTCTGCTATCGGCACCACGGCGATACGCTGAAGTTCGCTATGGCGGGCAGCGAACCGATCTTCGGGAGCGCCACATTAATTACTGCCCGCTTTGAAATTTCGGCCACGGTCAATTCCGAGGAAACTCACGATTTGACGATACGGCAACTCTCAATTAATGAACTCCAGCAGCTCGATGCCTCGGCTCGGATTCAATACATCGCGAAAAGTACGATTCCCTCCGCATTTCAACTATACCAAAACCGGCCCAATCCCTTCAATGCTGCGACAGAAATTCGCTTCGAGTTGCCAGAGCCAGGACATGTGATACTGAAAATTTACAATCTTCAAGGCCAAGAAGTTAGAACGCTTCTGGATGAACCCAGGCCGGCTGGTTATCATTCTGTTTCTTTCGACGGTCGTTCCGATGATCGACACCCGTTGACCAGTGGCCTTTACGTCTATCAAATTCGTTGCGGTTCGCAGAGCATCTCGAAAAAAATGCTGCTCGTTCAATAG